Within the uncultured Bacteroides sp. genome, the region AAGAGCCTTGGGGTACGTACCTTCTTTAATATGCTTGGCCCGCTGGTAAATCCGGTGATGCCGGCTTATCAGCTGCTGGGAGTGTATAGCCTGCCCTTAATGAGACTATACAGTTACACTTATCAGGAAAGCGGAAGTAAGTTTGCCGTGGTTCACAGTCTTGACGGTTACGATGAAATATCCCTTACCACAGATTTTAAAGTGGTAGATTCGACCAGTGAAAAGATTTACACTCCAGAATCATTGGGATTTAAACGATGCACGGAAGCCGACCTCTATGGGGGTGATACTCCTGAAGATGCAGCCCGCATCTTTGATAATGTATTGAACAACCAGGCTACAGAAGCACAAAAGAACTGCGTGGTGGCTAATGCCGCTTTTGCCATACAGGTTATCCATCCGGAGAAAAGTATCGAGGATTGTATTGGCATAGCTCGTGAATCTCTTGAAAGCGGAAATGCACTGCGAAAACTTAAACAATTTGTTGAACTAAACAGTTAATTACAGATGAAAGATATACTGATGGATATCATTGAAGCCAAGCGAATTACTGTCAGCGCACAGAAGAAGGCTATTTCTCTGGGAATGCTTCAGGATGGAGCTACAGAAGAGCGCAGGATGATTTCTATGCGACAAGCTCTTGCCAACTCCACCTCTGGCATTATTGCAGAGTTCAAACGTAAATCGCCTTCCAAGGGATGGATCAACAAAGATGCCTGTGTGGAAGAAGTTACTGCCGCTTATGCAGCAAACGGCGCTTCGGCTCTCTCTATTCTGACAGATAACAAGTTTTTTGGCGGAGACCTGAAAGATTTGCGCAATGCACGTCCGGGAGTAAATATTCCTATCCTGCGAAAAGATTTTATCATTGATGAGTATCAGCTCTATCAGGCTAAAATTGTAGGAGCTGATGCTGTTCTGCTGATTGCTGCAGCACTGGAAAAAGAAGAATGCAGCTTCCTTGCAGCGAAAGCGCATGAGCTGGGATTGGAAGTGTTACTGGAAATCCACAGCGAAAAAGAATTGGAATATGTGGATAGCAGCATTGAAATGGTGGGGGTTAATAACCGTAATCTGGGAACGTTTGTTACCGATGTTGAAAATTCGTTCCAACTTGCTGCTCTTTTGCCGAAAGATACTCTGCTGGTGTCGGAAAGTGGAATTTCCTCTCCGGAAACAGTGATAAAACTTCGTGAAGCAGGTTTCCGGGGTTTCCTTATCGGGGAAAACTTTATGAAAACAAACAATCCGGGAAAAGCTCTTGGAGAATTTATTAAACAGCTAAACTAAGAAAGTTATGCTTATCAAAGTATGTGGTATGCGAGATTCTGAGAACATCCGTGAAGTGGAAAAACTGGACATCGACATGATGGGAATGATTTTCCATAAGGGTTCTTCAAGGTTTGTGGCCAGTCTGCCCCATTATCTACCCGGGAAGGTAAAAAGAGTGGGCGTTTTCGTGAATGAGAAGCAAGAGACGATATTAACACTAAATAATCAGTTTTTATTTAATTTCATACAGCTTCACGGAACAGAATCGCCTGAATATTGTGTATCTTTGCGAGACAAAGGAATGAACCTGATTAAAGCTTTTTCAATATCCACTCCTGCTGATCTGGAAGCAACGGAAAAATACGAAGGACTTTGCAGCTACTTTCTTTTTGACACGAAATGTGAGGGACACGGTGGTTCCGGAAAACAATTCGACTGGTCAATCATCTCTCACTATCACGGACTGACACCTTTTCTGCTCAGCGGAGGCATCTCTCCCCAGAGTGTGGATAAGCTGAAAGTATTTCATCATGAACGTTTTGCCGGAATAGATATCAACAGTTGTTTTGAAACAGCTCCGGCAATGAAAGACGTGGAAAAGCTGAAAAGGTTTGTGAATGAACTAAAGAAATAGAATAAGTATAAAAACAAAGAAACTATGAATAGAATTAATCAGTTAATGTACAGCAACACCAAAGGTGTTCTTTCTGTATATTTCACTGCAGGCTATCCTAATCTGGAGGATACCGCAAGCATTATAAGCGAACTGGAGAAAAAAGGAGTAAACATGGTCGAGATCGGTATTCCTTTCAGTGATCCGATGGCAGATGGTCAGGTTATACAAGAAGCATCAACACAGGCATTAAACAATGGAATGACGCTAAAACTTCTTTTCGAACAGATTAGAGATATCCGTCATCATGTAAAAATTCCACTCATCCTGATGGGATATCTTAATCCGGTTATGCAATACGGTTTTGAAAACTTCTGCCGTAAATGTGTGGAATGTGGTGTCGACGGAATGATTATCCCCGATCTTCCTTTCAAGGATTATCAGGAGAAATATCACCTTATAGCCGAGCGCTACAACCTGAAAGTTATCATGCTGATCACTCCGGAAACCAGCGAAGAACGCATTCGTTTGATCGACGAACATACAGACGGATTCATCTACATGGTATCTTCAGCTTCCACCACTGGTGCACAAACGGAATTCGATGCTGAAAAGAGAAGCTACTTCAAACGGATTGAGGCAATGAAACTGAATAACCCTTGCCTGATAGGATTCGGCATTTCCAACAAATCTACTTTCCATGCAGCCTGCGAACATGCTTCAGGAGCTATCATAGGCAGCAAGTTCATTACTTTGCTAAAAGAAGAGGAAAACATATCGGTAGCAGTAGATAAACTATTGGCACAACTGAAAGATTAATAAATCAATCAGAAATCCTATTAATAATAAAGAAATTAGCACAGATTACACCGTTTCTGGGATAAACTGAATAAGTTACAATTCTATGAACTGTGTAATCTGTGTTTTTTGATGCTTATTTTGAAAGATTCACTATCTTTGTCCTGTAATTAACAACACAACCGTATGATCACAAAATGTCCTTCCGTATTGTTAATCTATACCGGCGGAACCATCGGTATGATTGAGAATGCTGAAACCGGTGCATTAGAGAACTTCAACTTCGACCACTTGCTGAAGCATGTTCCTGAGCTTAAAAAATTTAATTACCGCATATCGTCGTATCAGTTCGACCCTCCGATTGATTCCTCAGACATGGAACCGCAAGCCTGGGCAAAACTGGTAAAGATTATCAATTATAATTATGATTATTTTGACGGTTTTGTGATCCTACACGGTACGGATACCATGGCCTACACAGCCTCCGCCCTTAGTTTTATGCTCGAGAATCTAAGCAAACCGGTAATACTTACCGGCTCTCAGCTTCCCATCGGAGTTCTCCGCACGGATGGAAAAGAAAACCTGATTACTGCCGTTGAGATAGCAGCTGCCAAGATCGACGGAAAAG harbors:
- the trpD gene encoding anthranilate phosphoribosyltransferase; amino-acid sequence: MKNILYKLFEHQYLGREEAKNVLQNIALGKYNDAQVASLITVFMMRNISVEEILGFQEALLDMRVEVDLADYRPVDIVGTGGDGKNTFNISTTSCFVLAGAGFNVVKHGNYGATSVSGASNVMEQHGVKFTSDINKLRQSMDKCNIAYLHAPLFSPAMKAVAPIRKSLGVRTFFNMLGPLVNPVMPAYQLLGVYSLPLMRLYSYTYQESGSKFAVVHSLDGYDEISLTTDFKVVDSTSEKIYTPESLGFKRCTEADLYGGDTPEDAARIFDNVLNNQATEAQKNCVVANAAFAIQVIHPEKSIEDCIGIARESLESGNALRKLKQFVELNS
- the trpC gene encoding indole-3-glycerol phosphate synthase TrpC, whose amino-acid sequence is MKDILMDIIEAKRITVSAQKKAISLGMLQDGATEERRMISMRQALANSTSGIIAEFKRKSPSKGWINKDACVEEVTAAYAANGASALSILTDNKFFGGDLKDLRNARPGVNIPILRKDFIIDEYQLYQAKIVGADAVLLIAAALEKEECSFLAAKAHELGLEVLLEIHSEKELEYVDSSIEMVGVNNRNLGTFVTDVENSFQLAALLPKDTLLVSESGISSPETVIKLREAGFRGFLIGENFMKTNNPGKALGEFIKQLN
- a CDS encoding phosphoribosylanthranilate isomerase, yielding MLIKVCGMRDSENIREVEKLDIDMMGMIFHKGSSRFVASLPHYLPGKVKRVGVFVNEKQETILTLNNQFLFNFIQLHGTESPEYCVSLRDKGMNLIKAFSISTPADLEATEKYEGLCSYFLFDTKCEGHGGSGKQFDWSIISHYHGLTPFLLSGGISPQSVDKLKVFHHERFAGIDINSCFETAPAMKDVEKLKRFVNELKK
- the trpA gene encoding tryptophan synthase subunit alpha, translated to MNRINQLMYSNTKGVLSVYFTAGYPNLEDTASIISELEKKGVNMVEIGIPFSDPMADGQVIQEASTQALNNGMTLKLLFEQIRDIRHHVKIPLILMGYLNPVMQYGFENFCRKCVECGVDGMIIPDLPFKDYQEKYHLIAERYNLKVIMLITPETSEERIRLIDEHTDGFIYMVSSASTTGAQTEFDAEKRSYFKRIEAMKLNNPCLIGFGISNKSTFHAACEHASGAIIGSKFITLLKEEENISVAVDKLLAQLKD